The nucleotide sequence GTTGTAAATCCTCCGTGAGCAAGCAATCCTGCTTGAAATATTAATACGATCGTTCCAAGAATGGAAGTTACAAAAGGTCCGTATAATATAGCCGAAAGCCCTACTCCTGTTGGATGTGATGAACTTCCTGTAACTGACGGAATTTTCAGTGCAGATAACACAAATATAAATGCTCCTGCTAATGCAAGTGTCATCTTATCCTGCACGCTTCCTTTAGAAACAGTCTGAAGTTTCTTTATCCCTATAATCCAGAACGGAATACAAACCACAAACCATACTATAACCCAGTTTAAAGGTAAAAAACCTTCCATAATGTGCATTGAATAACCATTTACGCCTATTAACAGCATACTGATTAAAACTAAAAACAATAATGTTCTCTTTTTCATTTTCTCTCCTTCTCCAAATTTAATTTAACCTTCGGCAAGTTCCAAAAAAAAAAATCAGCCAAAGCTGAATCCAATACACGTCAAAACTTCCATAATAATCACTATACCATCACTGTATAATATTATTTTATGGAACAAATCACCGTTGATTTATTTTTATTGATGTATATCAAATCTTCCCTTCCCAGAAAATTTTATATAAAAATTATTAGGCAAGTCTCCTGACTAACTTCATCCTACTCGTACCCTTCCCAAAATATCCAGAATATTTCAGTGGTATCGTGTACTTTCATCAGTTTCACAGTAGTGGGGGCTGTATCGGATTCTAACCGATTTCCTTATTAAGTTTGGTAAAACACCTATAATTTCTCTGTTATTAGTATACTCTGTTTTTTATGTTTGTCAACCCTGAAAAAATATATTTTTTTCAAATTTAAATAATTTATTAATATGATATTGGAATATACCAAAATATTGTTGACAAATATTGTAAAATAATTTATAATAAGTGTACGTATAATAATAAGGAGGAAATACAATGGAATTTAGTTTTAGTTTAAAAATCAAAGCAAAAAAAGAAGATGCGTGGGAATACTATGCAAATATTGAAAAATGGTATGACTGGGAAAAAGACTTAAAAAATATCACATTAAAGGGGGAATTTAAGACAGGTTCATATGGAACTATGGAACTTGAAGGAATGCCCCCTATGGAATATAAACTTACTCTCGTAAAACCTTTTGAAGAATTTTGGGATAAAACAGAAACTTCATTTGGAGATATTCTTTTTGGTCATCAAATAATTGATAACAATGATGGAAGCATAAATATAAAACATACTGTAATTTTAGACAGTGAAGATGAACAGCATTTAGAATTTTTAAGTCAAGTTTTTTCAGATGTCCCTCAATCTATATTTATTCTAAAAAATCACTTGGAAAGATAAGGTGACTGGTACTTGTTTACATCAAAATATAAAGATAATTCAGAAAAATCAACAGGATTGTTATTTATGAGGGTATACAATAAATGGCATTCTATGATAAAAAAAGAGCTAAAGAAAATGAACTTAACACACCCTCAATTTGTTATTTTAGCTTCCCTTGCTTATTTATCACAAGACAGCGACGAAGTCACGCAAGTTATGATTTCAAAACTCTCAGGAATAGATGTTATGACAGTATCTCAAATATTAAGTTTATTGGAAAAACATGATTTTGTAAAAAGAAAAGAACATTCAAGAGATACAAGGGCAAAAGCTGTTATTTTGAACAAAAAAGGAGAAGAAATATTACAAAAAGCCGTTCCATTAATTGAACAAATTGATGAAATTTTTTTCAAAAAGTTAGATACCGATGAAGAACAATTTAAACATTTTCTTGTTAGACTAAATGAAGAATAAGAAGTATTATTTATAATTAATGAATATATCAAAATTATCATTTTTATTATTATATTTAAAATTCAAAAAATAAAGCAGTAATCTATCCAATGGACTATTTACATCAAATGTTGTAGTCCTTCTTTTTTTTGTTCAAAAACTAAAATCAGAAAACAGAGCACAAAGAGCATCTTCAAAGAAAAGATTGAAAGCATACTTTTATTTTTTCTTATAATGAGAACCACATTGTAAAAACCAGATTTCGCCGTTTTCTATTTTATAAACAATTCTATTTCCTTCATTAATTCTCCTGCTCCAGTAGCCAGACAGTTCATGTTTCAATCCTTCAGGTTTTCCAATACCAGTATATCCGTTTCTATCAATATCTTTTATAAGTTCCAATATTTTTTTGAAAACTTTCTTATCATTTTTCTGCCAGAAAAGAAAATCTTCCCATGCTTCATCAGACCATCTTTTTACCATTACAGCACCTCATGAATTGTTCCACCAGTTTTTTCAATTTGTTCCTTTGCTTTTAAAAGTCTTGCAATATTTTCTTCACTGTAGAAATAATCATCTTTTTCTGACAAGTCAATTTCCAGTTTTCTCTCTCTAACCAATTTTTTGGCTGCCATTGTAAAAAAAACAGGCAATGTTATTCCCAATTCTTCACAGACATTTTCCAAATCAAATTTTAAGTTATCGTCTAATTTAAATGCATAAGTTGTTTTACTCATTTTTATTACTCCTAATATATAAATATATAACTATTATAACATAAAAATTATAATAAGCAAAACTTTTGTTACATAAGTAATAAAAAAGAGCAGTATTTTCTCGCTCTTCAAAATTTTCATTTTCATAAAAAATTACTTAACCTCCACCATCTATCCTCGCACAGGAAATATCGCACTCAACAACGACTTCGTATATGGATGTTTCGCTTTTTCAGAAATTTGTCCTCCATCTACCATTTCTACAATTTCTCCGTGATACATTACAGCAATTTCATGTGCAAAAGATTCTATTAACGCTATGTCATGGCATATAAAAATCATTGTTATGTTTTTTTCTTTTTGTAGCTTTACAAGAAGTTCCACTATGTTTTTTTGAATAGAAACATCAAGTGCGGAAGTTGCCTCATCGCATATAAGTATCTCAGGCTCAAGCGAAATTGCTCTTGCGATTCCAAGCCTTTGTCTTTGTCCTCCGCTCATATTTTGTGGATATTTTGTTACAAATTCTTTGGGTAAATCAACCATTTTTAGAAGCTCTATCGCTTTTTGCTTTCTTTCTGATTTTTTTAATCTTCCGTAGTTCATCAGAGGCTCTGTCAAGATTTGCATAACGTTCATTTTGGGATTGAAGGCTGTCCATGGATCTTGAAAGACTATCTGAATATTTTGTCTATTTTCCCATATTTCTTTTTTTGTAAACTTGCTTATATCCCTTCCGTGATACAAAATTTCTCCAGAAGTTGGTTTTTCCAAGTCCATAAGCATATTTACAAGTGTTGTTTTCCCAGAGCCTGATTCTCCTACTATTCCCAAAGTTTTACCTTTTCGGATTTTCAAATTTATATTGTTACAAGCTATAACTTTTTTATTATTTGATTTTTCATAAATTTTTGTAAGATTTTTTGTTTCGAGAATTATATCGTTAATATTAGACAAGTCGCTCACCTCCAATTTCAGGCACAGCTGCTAAAAGTTTTTTCGTGTACTCACTTTTTGGATTGTTTATAATTGCATTTTTATCGCCTGCATCGACTATTTTTCCATTTTGCATAACAATTATTTTATCAGAAATATATGCGGCAACTCCTAAATTATGAGTTACCATTATGATAGAAGTGTCAAACGCTTTTCTTAATTCCATTATTTCCTTCACTATCTGAGCCTGTGTTATCACATCCAATGCACTCGTTGGCTCATCTGCCAGAATAATTTTTGGATGAAAAGTAAGTGCCATTGCTATTCCTACACGCTGTTTCATTCCACCTGATAGCTGGTGCGGATAGCTTTTCATAATGATTTCAGGATCTGGCAAGTTTACTTTAGAAAACATATCTTTTGCTTTTTCTTCAGCTTCTTTTGTTGACATTTTAGAATGTGTCTGAATGTATTCAACAAACTGTTTTCCTATTTTTCTTATTGGATTAAGAGTTCCTCCTGAATCCTGTGAAATCATAGTTATTTCAGTTCCTCTTAGTTCCCTCCATTGACTAAGGGTATTTTTAAGCATTGATTTACCGTTATAAGCTATATCGCCTGAAATTATTTTCCCAGTATTTGGTAAAAGTCCTAAAATAGAAGAAAGAACGGTAGATTTTCCACTACCGCTTTCCCCTACAATTGCTATTATTTCACCTTTTTTCAATGAAAGAGAAAAATCTTCAACCACTGGAGGCTTTTCTCCATACTGGATTGTCAAATCTTTTATCTCCAACATAAATTCTCCTTAATTAACTTTTGCAACATCTTTTGTTATCCAGTAATAATCCATTGGATACATTTTAAGTCCTGTTATCGATTTATTGCTGTAAAGGAATGTTGTTTCGTATCCAAAGAACAATGTAGCTGCATCATTCATTATTAATTGTTGTATTTTTACTATTATATCTTTTCTCTTGGCCTTGTCAAATTCTTTTGATAATTCTTTTAACAGTTTATCGACTTCTGGATTTGCATATCCTGTCTGATTTGTTTTTACTTTACTATCCCAGTTTTCTGTCAAATATTTTTCAGGATCTCCTGTATTTGCGGCAAGTATATTCCAAATCATCAAATCAAAGTTGGAATCATCTCTCATAGTTAAAAGAGTTTCATAACTTACAGGTTTTAATGTTACTTTTATTCCAATTTCCTTCATATCAGCCTGAAATGCCTGAGCATAAATTCCCAATTCTTCTCTACTTGTATAAATTACAAAGTTCAAGTCAAGTTTTGAACCATCAGGACGTTCCAGATATCCATCTCCATCTGTATCTTTATATCCAGCATCTGCCAATATTTTTTTAGCACTTTCTGGATTATACGCATTTTCATCCTTTAATTCATTAAATCCGTAGTCCAATGTTGGAGGAACTGGTGCTTTTCCAGGAGTTGCTCCACCTTGTAACAAGTTTTGTGTATAGTTTTGTCTATTTGAACCTCTTATTATTGCTTCTCTTAACGCTTTGTCCTTCAATCCCTTAGTCTGGTTCATAAAGGCATAAGTTGATCTTAGCGATTTTAATTCATTTATTACAATATTTTTATCCCCTTCAAAATCAGCTTTGTTAGTAACTTTCAAGTTGTATGCTACATCAATTTCTCCAGATTTTAGTGCCAATGCTCTCGTATTCTGATCATTTATGTCTTTAAATGTTACTTTTGCCAATTTTGCTTTTCCATTCCAATATTTTTCATTTCTTACAACTACTGTCTGTTCACCAGATTTAAATTCCTGTACTACAAACGGCCCTGTTCCTATTGGCCCTTTTTGAGCAAATTCGTCTGTATTAACAGATGTATCTACAACAAGAAATAACGGATCTGCTAATGTTTGAGGCAATATTGCCACAGGTTCCTTTGTTTTTATTTTCAAAGTTTGTCCATTGGCTTCTATTGCGGTATATTTAAAATATGTTTCAGCTCTTTTATTTTTTTCAAAAACTCTTTCAATTGATTTTTTTACTGCTTCTGCTGTCAATGGATGTCCATTTGAGAAAGTTACACCATCTCTTATTTTAAAAGTCCATTCCAACTTATCATCACTTAATTTCCAGCTTTCAGCAAGCAATGGCTGTAAATCCCCTTTTTCATCAAATTTTGTCAAATTTTCTCCTACACCATAACGAGTTATAACCCATCCAAAATACTGATCTGTTGGTTCAAGCGTATCCGCAAACGTAGTAACTCCTACTACCAATTCATCTGGATTACCTTTACTTTTTGCACTTTTCCCTCCACACGCTACTAACAACGTGAATAAAGCTAAAATTAAAACTAAAAATTTACTTTTACGATTTTTTAACATTTGTCTTCTCCTTATATATTTTTTTATTTTTATAAACTACTCACTTTTTATATCGACTAAATCCCTTACCGAATCCCCTAGCATATTAAATATGGTTACAACTATCACTATTGCCAGCCCTGGGTATAACATCATCCACGGTGCACTGCTAAGAGTTGTTCTCCCTTCATTAAGCATTGCTCCCCATTCGGGTGTCGGTGGCTGTGCTCCAAACCCTAAGAACGAAAGTGCCGCTATTTCCAGCATTAATGTTCCTATATCTGAAACTGCCGTTACTATCATTGTTGTAATCATGTTTGGAATTATATATTTGAATATTACTGAATAATCTTTGCTTCCCGTTAATTTTGCAGCTTTTACATAAAGCTCCTGCTTTATTTT is from Leptotrichia trevisanii DSM 22070 and encodes:
- a CDS encoding energy-coupling factor ABC transporter permease, with product MKKRTLLFLVLISMLLIGVNGYSMHIMEGFLPLNWVIVWFVVCIPFWIIGIKKLQTVSKGSVQDKMTLALAGAFIFVLSALKIPSVTGSSSHPTGVGLSAILYGPFVTSILGTIVLIFQAGLLAHGGFTTLGANTVSMAIAGPIVSYLIYKSLAKKNRAVAIFLAAAIGDLATYVVTSLQLALAYPSPQGGMLASFIKFGAVFAVTQIPLAIIEGLLTNVVMNILEKYNVKGVEA
- a CDS encoding polyketide cyclase; this encodes MEFSFSLKIKAKKEDAWEYYANIEKWYDWEKDLKNITLKGEFKTGSYGTMELEGMPPMEYKLTLVKPFEEFWDKTETSFGDILFGHQIIDNNDGSINIKHTVILDSEDEQHLEFLSQVFSDVPQSIFILKNHLER
- a CDS encoding MarR family winged helix-turn-helix transcriptional regulator, with the translated sequence MFTSKYKDNSEKSTGLLFMRVYNKWHSMIKKELKKMNLTHPQFVILASLAYLSQDSDEVTQVMISKLSGIDVMTVSQILSLLEKHDFVKRKEHSRDTRAKAVILNKKGEEILQKAVPLIEQIDEIFFKKLDTDEEQFKHFLVRLNEE
- a CDS encoding Txe/YoeB family addiction module toxin yields the protein MVKRWSDEAWEDFLFWQKNDKKVFKKILELIKDIDRNGYTGIGKPEGLKHELSGYWSRRINEGNRIVYKIENGEIWFLQCGSHYKKK
- a CDS encoding type II toxin-antitoxin system RelB/DinJ family antitoxin; this encodes MSKTTYAFKLDDNLKFDLENVCEELGITLPVFFTMAAKKLVRERKLEIDLSEKDDYFYSEENIARLLKAKEQIEKTGGTIHEVL
- a CDS encoding ABC transporter ATP-binding protein produces the protein MCLKLEVSDLSNINDIILETKNLTKIYEKSNNKKVIACNNINLKIRKGKTLGIVGESGSGKTTLVNMLMDLEKPTSGEILYHGRDISKFTKKEIWENRQNIQIVFQDPWTAFNPKMNVMQILTEPLMNYGRLKKSERKQKAIELLKMVDLPKEFVTKYPQNMSGGQRQRLGIARAISLEPEILICDEATSALDVSIQKNIVELLVKLQKEKNITMIFICHDIALIESFAHEIAVMYHGEIVEMVDGGQISEKAKHPYTKSLLSAIFPVRG
- a CDS encoding ABC transporter ATP-binding protein translates to MLEIKDLTIQYGEKPPVVEDFSLSLKKGEIIAIVGESGSGKSTVLSSILGLLPNTGKIISGDIAYNGKSMLKNTLSQWRELRGTEITMISQDSGGTLNPIRKIGKQFVEYIQTHSKMSTKEAEEKAKDMFSKVNLPDPEIIMKSYPHQLSGGMKQRVGIAMALTFHPKIILADEPTSALDVITQAQIVKEIMELRKAFDTSIIMVTHNLGVAAYISDKIIVMQNGKIVDAGDKNAIINNPKSEYTKKLLAAVPEIGGERLV
- a CDS encoding ABC transporter substrate-binding protein → MLKNRKSKFLVLILALFTLLVACGGKSAKSKGNPDELVVGVTTFADTLEPTDQYFGWVITRYGVGENLTKFDEKGDLQPLLAESWKLSDDKLEWTFKIRDGVTFSNGHPLTAEAVKKSIERVFEKNKRAETYFKYTAIEANGQTLKIKTKEPVAILPQTLADPLFLVVDTSVNTDEFAQKGPIGTGPFVVQEFKSGEQTVVVRNEKYWNGKAKLAKVTFKDINDQNTRALALKSGEIDVAYNLKVTNKADFEGDKNIVINELKSLRSTYAFMNQTKGLKDKALREAIIRGSNRQNYTQNLLQGGATPGKAPVPPTLDYGFNELKDENAYNPESAKKILADAGYKDTDGDGYLERPDGSKLDLNFVIYTSREELGIYAQAFQADMKEIGIKVTLKPVSYETLLTMRDDSNFDLMIWNILAANTGDPEKYLTENWDSKVKTNQTGYANPEVDKLLKELSKEFDKAKRKDIIVKIQQLIMNDAATLFFGYETTFLYSNKSITGLKMYPMDYYWITKDVAKVN